One stretch of Podospora bellae-mahoneyi strain CBS 112042 chromosome 2, whole genome shotgun sequence DNA includes these proteins:
- the emi5 gene encoding Succinate dehydrogenase assembly factor 2 mitochondrial (EggNog:ENOG503NYI5; COG:S), whose amino-acid sequence MASLRPATRALRAAIRPTTSVLRTARPFSSSKSSPDPGSLPNHELDVGELQGAKFKIEPLRRVGEEPDVMRARLLYQSRKRGTLESDLLLSTFAASHLPKMTPAQLSEYDRFLDENDWDIYYWATQPNVSLPSGQTPPLEDRAVHESPRPGEWAQTVGTFKPAYRPVPKRWEGSEILALLREHVRVRRGDQSEQVKEELGHHGEEGHRHKEVERKGMGFMPSLDESR is encoded by the exons ATGGCCTCCCTCCGTCCAGCAACCCGCGCCCTCCGCGCCGCCATCCGTCCCACCACTTCAGTCCTCAGAACCGCCCGCCCCTTCAGCTCGTCCAAGTCCTCCCCCGACCCGGgctccctcccaaaccacgAACTCGACGTCGGCGAGCTTCAGGGCGCAAAGTTCAAGATTGAGCCTTTGCGTAGAGTAGGCGAAGAGCCAGACGTCATGCGCGCCCGTCTTCTCT ACCAATCCCGCAAACGCGGCACCCTCGAatccgacctcctcctctccaccttcgccgcctcccacctccccaagaTGACCCCCGCCCAACTCTCCGAATACGACCGCTTCCTCGACGAAAACGACTGGGACATTTACTACTGGGCCACCCAGCCCAACGTCTCCCTTCCCTCCGGCCAAACACCCCCCTTGGAGGACAGAGCAGTGCACGAGTCCCCCCGACCCGGGGAGTGGGCGCAGACGGTGGGGACGTTCAAGCCCGCGTACCGGCCTGTGCCcaagaggtgggaggggagtgagATTCTGGCTTTGTTGAGGGAGCATGTCCGGGTTAGGAGGGGTGATCAATCGGagcaggtgaaggaggagctggggcatcatggggaggaggggcacaGACAtaaggaggtggagaggaaggggatgggaTTTATGCCTAGTTTGGATGAGTCAAGGTga